In bacterium, the DNA window GGAAAGGGCCCGGTCATCCGGGCCGGCGAGAAACGAGGAAAGAGCGAACGATGTTCCAGAACTTGAAGGTTTTTTTCTCCGAGGCGCGGTCGGAGTTCAACAAGATCTCCTGGCCGGGTTGGGACGAGATCAAAGGGTCCACGGCGGTGGTCTGCATCACCATCGTTTTCCTGATGGTGGTCCTTTTCACCTATGACAGCGTCCTAGCCCCTGCCGTCGCTTTTGTCGTGAAGCAGCACTAAGAATTAAAGAGAGGGACCCTTTCCAATGTCCAAGCGCTGGTACGTGATCAATACCTACTCCGGTTATGAAGCCAAGGTGAAGACCAACTTGGAGAACCGGATCAAGTCCATGAAGATGGAGGACAAGATCTTCCAGATCCTCATCCCCTCGGAAGAGGTGACGGAGACCAGGGCGGGGAAGAAGCGGATCACCAACAAGAAGTTCTTCCCGGGCTACATCCTGGTGGAGATGGACATGGATGAGAATTCCTGGTCCGTGGTGCGCAATACCCCCAAGGTCACCAGCTTCGTGGGGTCGGGCAACAAGCCCATCCCCCTTCCGGACGAGGAGGTCACGGCGATCCTGGAACATATCGGGAAGCGCCGCGAACGCCGGGCCCTCAAGAGCCAGTTCGAGAAGGGTGACTTGGTGAAGGTGATGGACGGGCCTTTCGCGAATTTCTCGGGAAGCGTCGAGGAGATCAACCCTGAGCGCGAAAGAGTGAAGGTCATGGTGACCATTTTCGGCCGCCAGACCCCGGTGGAACTGGAGTTCCACCAGATCGAGAAGGAATAGCGAACTTTGAGCCCGGCCAAGGTCGGGGCCAAAAATCCAGAAAGTAGCAGGTCAAGGTCATGGCAAAAGAACTGAACGCGATGGTGAAACTGCAGATCCCGGCCGGCAAGGCCAATCCGGCGCCCCCGGTGGGCCCCGCCTTGGGACAGCACGGCGTGAACATCATGGAATTCTGCAAGCAATTCAACGCCGCCACCCAAAAGCAGGACGGGTTGATCATCCCGGTGGTCATCTCCATCTATAAGGACCGTAGCTTCACCTTCATCACGAAGACCCCTCCAGCCTCGGTCCTCCTCC includes these proteins:
- the secE gene encoding preprotein translocase subunit SecE, with the protein product MFQNLKVFFSEARSEFNKISWPGWDEIKGSTAVVCITIVFLMVVLFTYDSVLAPAVAFVVKQH
- the nusG gene encoding transcription termination/antitermination protein NusG; this encodes MSKRWYVINTYSGYEAKVKTNLENRIKSMKMEDKIFQILIPSEEVTETRAGKKRITNKKFFPGYILVEMDMDENSWSVVRNTPKVTSFVGSGNKPIPLPDEEVTAILEHIGKRRERRALKSQFEKGDLVKVMDGPFANFSGSVEEINPERERVKVMVTIFGRQTPVELEFHQIEKE
- the rplK gene encoding 50S ribosomal protein L11, with the protein product MAKELNAMVKLQIPAGKANPAPPVGPALGQHGVNIMEFCKQFNAATQKQDGLIIPVVISIYKDRSFTFITKTPPASVLLLKAAGIPKGAAVPNKTKVGKVTMKQVEEIAKTKMPDLNAQKLDSAIRMVEGTARSMGIEIAK